The following proteins come from a genomic window of Enterobacter chengduensis:
- the otsA gene encoding alpha,alpha-trehalose-phosphate synthase yields the protein MGRLVVVSNRIAPPDDKKASAGGLAVGVLGALKAAGGLWFGWSGEISEEEKPLNKVTRGNITWASFALKEKDYDEYYSQFSNAVLWPAFHYRLDLVKFQRESFEGYSRVNALLADKLLPLIEEDDILWIHDYHLLPFARELRKRGVNNRIGFFLHIPFPTPEIFNALPPHEDLLEALCDYDLLGFQTENDRLAFLDSVSGKTRLVTKGGKSHTAWGKTFHTEVYPIGIEPDDIAEQASGPLPPKLAQLKNELKNVKNIFSVERLDYSKGLPERFLAYETLLDKYPQHHGKIRYTQIAPTSRGEVQAYQDIRHQLETEAGRINGRYGQLGWTPLYYLNQHFDRKILMKVFRYADVGLVTPLRDGMNLVAKEYVAAQDPADPGVLVLSQFAGAANELTSALIVNPYDRDDVANALNRALTMPLTERLSRHAEMMETIRKNDINHWQARFIQDLRDIAPQSHEGDLQKKIATFPKLA from the coding sequence ATGGGTCGCTTAGTCGTCGTCTCTAACCGAATCGCACCGCCTGATGATAAAAAAGCCAGTGCAGGTGGCCTGGCGGTAGGGGTGTTAGGTGCCTTAAAAGCCGCTGGCGGGCTGTGGTTTGGCTGGAGTGGGGAAATCAGTGAAGAAGAGAAACCGCTCAATAAGGTGACGCGCGGGAACATCACCTGGGCGTCGTTTGCGTTGAAAGAGAAAGACTACGACGAATATTACTCGCAGTTTTCGAATGCCGTCCTGTGGCCTGCGTTCCACTATCGTCTTGACCTGGTCAAATTCCAGCGTGAATCCTTCGAAGGCTACTCGCGCGTGAACGCGCTGCTGGCGGATAAACTGCTGCCTTTAATAGAAGAAGACGATATTTTATGGATCCACGATTATCACCTGCTGCCTTTCGCCAGAGAGCTGCGCAAGCGGGGGGTGAATAACCGGATTGGCTTCTTCCTGCACATCCCGTTCCCGACGCCGGAAATATTTAACGCGCTGCCGCCGCATGAAGATCTGCTCGAAGCGCTGTGTGATTACGATTTACTGGGCTTCCAGACCGAAAATGACCGTCTCGCGTTCCTTGATTCCGTATCAGGAAAAACGCGTCTGGTAACCAAAGGCGGCAAAAGCCATACGGCGTGGGGGAAAACGTTCCACACCGAAGTTTATCCAATAGGGATTGAACCTGACGATATCGCGGAGCAGGCTTCCGGTCCGCTGCCGCCAAAGCTGGCGCAGCTTAAGAATGAACTCAAGAACGTGAAAAATATCTTCTCGGTAGAGCGTCTTGATTATTCCAAAGGGCTGCCGGAACGCTTCTTGGCCTATGAAACGCTGCTGGATAAATACCCGCAGCATCACGGGAAAATTCGCTATACCCAGATTGCGCCGACGTCGCGCGGCGAGGTTCAGGCCTATCAGGATATTCGCCATCAGCTGGAGACCGAAGCAGGGCGCATTAACGGCCGCTATGGCCAGCTGGGGTGGACACCGCTTTATTACCTGAATCAGCACTTCGACCGTAAGATCCTGATGAAGGTCTTCCGCTATGCGGACGTTGGCCTGGTCACGCCGCTGCGTGACGGCATGAACCTCGTCGCGAAAGAGTATGTGGCGGCTCAGGATCCTGCTGACCCGGGCGTGCTGGTGCTTTCCCAGTTTGCCGGTGCCGCAAACGAGCTTACGTCGGCGCTTATCGTTAACCCTTACGATCGGGATGACGTGGCAAACGCGCTAAACCGCGCGCTGACCATGCCGCTCACGGAACGTCTTTCCCGCCATGCGGAAATGATGGAGACGATCCGTAAGAACGACATAAACCACTGGCAGGCGCGTTTTATTCAGGATCTCCGGGATATCGCCCCGCAAAGTCATGAAGGCGATCTGCAAAAAAAGATCGCGACGTTCCCTAAACTCGCCTGA
- the otsB gene encoding trehalose-phosphatase — MADMLTAPPVLPGQYAFFFDLDGTLAGIKPHPDQVSVPDAVLQDLHQLSLMNEGALALISGRSMAELDLLASPYHFPLAGVHGAERRDIHDQTHIVSLPDALTQTLHKALSDALEALPGTELEAKGMAFALHYRQAPQHEEAVLALAQTVADVHPQLALQPGKCVVELKPKGINKGAAIAAFMAEAPFKGRTPVFIGDDLTDEAGFRVVNQAGGIAVKVGPGDTVAEWRLADVASVWQWISDIANHQQQQIAQSKGGNHYGSLSRRL, encoded by the coding sequence GTGGCTGACATGTTAACCGCACCGCCTGTACTGCCCGGACAATATGCTTTCTTTTTTGATCTCGACGGCACGCTCGCCGGGATAAAACCGCACCCTGACCAGGTGTCTGTTCCGGATGCGGTGTTACAGGATTTGCATCAGCTCTCGCTCATGAACGAGGGAGCACTGGCATTGATATCAGGGCGCTCAATGGCCGAGCTGGATCTGCTCGCCAGTCCTTACCACTTTCCGCTGGCCGGTGTACACGGAGCGGAGCGCCGCGACATCCATGATCAAACGCATATCGTTTCACTCCCCGACGCACTCACGCAAACGCTTCATAAAGCGCTTTCTGACGCGCTGGAAGCGCTGCCCGGCACCGAGCTGGAAGCCAAAGGCATGGCCTTTGCCCTGCATTATCGTCAGGCGCCGCAGCATGAGGAGGCTGTGCTCGCCCTTGCTCAGACGGTTGCAGATGTGCATCCGCAGCTGGCGTTGCAGCCCGGTAAATGCGTTGTGGAGCTAAAACCGAAAGGAATTAATAAAGGTGCAGCCATCGCCGCGTTTATGGCGGAGGCGCCCTTCAAAGGGCGAACGCCCGTTTTCATTGGGGATGACCTGACCGACGAGGCCGGGTTTCGCGTGGTGAATCAGGCCGGAGGGATCGCCGTCAAGGTGGGGCCTGGTGACACCGTCGCCGAATGGCGACTGGCGGATGTCGCCAGCGTCTGGCAGTGGATATCTGATATCGCTAACCATCAACAACAACAAATAGCGCAAAGCAAAGGGGGAAACCATTATGGGTCGCTTAGTCGTCGTCTCTAA
- the araH gene encoding L-arabinose ABC transporter permease AraH codes for MSSVTTSGAPKSKSALSFGRIWDQYGMLVVFAALFLACAIFVPNFATFINMKGLGLAISMSGMVACGMLFCLASGDFDLSVASVIACAGVTTAVVINMTESLWIGVLAGLLLGVISGLVNGFVIARLKINALITTLATMQIVRGLAYIISDGKAVGIEDERFFTLGYANWLGLPAPIWLTVACLVLFGFLLNRTTFGRNTLAIGGNEEAARLAGVPVVRTKIIIFVLSGLVSAAAGIILASRMTSGQPMTSIGYELIVISACVLGGVSLKGGIGKISYVVAGILILGTVENAMNLLNISPFSQYVVRGLILLAAVIFDRYKQKAKRTV; via the coding sequence ATGTCCTCTGTTACTACATCCGGAGCGCCGAAGTCGAAGTCGGCGTTAAGTTTTGGGCGTATCTGGGATCAGTACGGCATGCTGGTGGTTTTTGCCGCGCTGTTCCTTGCCTGCGCGATCTTTGTTCCTAATTTTGCCACCTTCATTAACATGAAGGGGCTGGGGCTGGCCATTTCCATGTCCGGGATGGTGGCCTGCGGGATGCTGTTCTGCCTCGCCTCCGGCGATTTTGACCTGTCGGTGGCGTCGGTGATTGCCTGCGCGGGCGTCACGACGGCCGTGGTGATCAACATGACCGAGAGCCTGTGGATTGGCGTGCTGGCCGGTCTGTTACTCGGCGTCATCAGCGGTCTGGTGAACGGGTTTGTTATTGCGCGCCTGAAGATCAACGCCCTGATCACCACGCTTGCGACGATGCAAATTGTCCGCGGGCTGGCCTATATCATCTCCGACGGTAAAGCGGTGGGAATTGAAGACGAGCGCTTCTTTACGCTGGGTTATGCCAACTGGCTGGGGCTGCCCGCGCCTATCTGGCTGACCGTGGCCTGTCTCGTCCTGTTCGGTTTCCTGCTCAACCGGACCACCTTTGGCCGTAATACGCTGGCGATTGGCGGTAATGAAGAGGCCGCTCGCCTGGCCGGGGTGCCGGTGGTGCGCACCAAGATTATTATCTTTGTGCTCTCAGGGCTGGTTTCTGCCGCTGCGGGGATTATTCTGGCCTCGCGTATGACCAGCGGCCAGCCGATGACCTCAATTGGCTATGAGCTGATCGTTATCTCGGCCTGCGTTTTAGGGGGCGTTTCCCTCAAGGGCGGCATCGGAAAAATCTCATATGTGGTGGCCGGGATACTGATTTTAGGGACGGTGGAGAACGCCATGAACCTGCTGAATATTTCGCCGTTCTCGCAGTACGTGGTGCGAGGCCTGATCCTGCTGGCAGCGGTGATTTTCGACCGTTACAAGCAAAAAGCGAAGCGTACCGTCTGA
- a CDS encoding non-heme ferritin-like protein: protein MATQTMMQKLNAQMNLEFYASNLHLHLSAWCAENSLTGSATFFRSQAQSNVTHMMRVFNFLKAAGANPVVKALDGINENYSCLEELFQKTLEEYEQRCSTLSKLADEAKAQQDIATLKFLRDMDKEQQQDGMLLKTLADEIRNAQKAGLCPEQTDRHLLDIVTVQHH, encoded by the coding sequence ATGGCTACCCAAACGATGATGCAAAAACTTAACGCGCAGATGAACCTTGAGTTCTACGCCTCGAATCTGCACCTGCACCTAAGTGCGTGGTGTGCCGAGAACAGCCTCACGGGGTCTGCCACCTTCTTTCGCTCGCAGGCGCAAAGTAACGTCACCCACATGATGCGCGTCTTTAACTTCCTCAAAGCCGCAGGGGCAAACCCGGTGGTCAAAGCTCTGGATGGGATCAACGAGAACTACTCTTGCCTGGAAGAACTGTTTCAGAAAACGCTTGAGGAGTATGAACAACGCTGCAGCACCCTCAGCAAACTGGCCGACGAAGCCAAAGCGCAGCAGGACATTGCAACGCTCAAATTCCTGCGCGATATGGATAAAGAGCAGCAGCAGGACGGCATGCTGCTGAAGACGCTGGCGGATGAGATCCGCAATGCGCAGAAAGCGGGTTTATGTCCCGAGCAGACCGACCGTCATCTGCTCGACATCGTCACAGTGCAGCATCACTGA
- the araG gene encoding L-arabinose ABC transporter ATP-binding protein AraG, with translation MQQSLPYLSFRGIGKTFPGVNALTDISFDCYPGQVHALMGENGAGKSTLLKILSGNYAPTTGTLAIRGEEVAFADTTAALNAGVAIIYQELHLIPEMTVAENIYLGQLPHKGGVVNRSLLNYEAGLQLKHLGLDVDPQTPLKYLSIGQWQMVEIAKALARNAKIIAFDEPTSSLSKREIENLFRVIRELRQEGRTILYVSHRMEEIFALSDAITVFKDGRYVRTFTDMQQVNHDQLVQAMVGRDLGDIYHWQPRPYGPERLRLDNVKAPGVRTPISLSVRSGEIVGLFGLVGAGRSELMKGLFGGTRITDGQVFIDGERVDIQKPAHAIGAGMMLCPEDRKAEGIIPVHSVRDNINISARRKFIRAGCLINDSWESSNADHHIRSLNIKTPGPQQLIMNLSGGNQQKAILGRWLSEDMKVILLDEPTRGIDVGAKHEIYNVIYELAKRGVAVLFASSDLPEVLGVADRIVVMREGEIAGELLHEQANEQQALNLAMPKVSQAVA, from the coding sequence ATGCAACAGTCCTTACCGTATCTCTCTTTTCGCGGCATCGGTAAAACCTTCCCCGGCGTTAACGCACTGACCGATATCAGCTTCGACTGCTATCCCGGCCAGGTTCACGCCCTGATGGGGGAGAACGGCGCGGGAAAATCCACGCTGTTGAAAATCCTCAGCGGCAACTACGCGCCAACGACCGGCACGCTGGCCATTCGCGGCGAAGAGGTGGCGTTTGCCGATACCACGGCGGCGCTCAATGCCGGGGTTGCCATCATCTACCAGGAGCTGCACCTCATTCCTGAGATGACCGTGGCGGAAAACATCTATTTAGGACAGCTCCCGCACAAAGGCGGCGTGGTAAATCGTTCGCTACTTAATTATGAAGCGGGGCTGCAGCTTAAACACCTTGGCCTGGACGTCGATCCCCAGACGCCGCTGAAGTATCTCTCCATCGGCCAGTGGCAGATGGTTGAAATTGCCAAGGCGCTGGCGCGTAATGCCAAAATTATTGCCTTCGATGAACCCACCAGTTCGCTCTCTAAGCGTGAGATCGAAAACCTGTTCCGCGTGATCCGCGAATTGCGTCAGGAAGGGCGTACCATTTTATACGTTTCGCACCGCATGGAAGAGATATTTGCCCTGAGCGACGCCATCACCGTGTTTAAGGATGGGCGCTATGTGCGCACCTTTACCGACATGCAGCAGGTTAACCATGACCAGCTGGTTCAGGCGATGGTCGGACGCGATCTGGGTGATATTTATCACTGGCAGCCGCGCCCGTACGGGCCTGAACGCCTGCGCCTGGATAACGTGAAAGCGCCGGGCGTGCGAACGCCGATTTCATTATCCGTACGCAGCGGCGAAATCGTCGGCCTGTTTGGCCTGGTGGGCGCGGGGCGCAGCGAATTGATGAAGGGCCTGTTCGGCGGTACCCGCATTACCGATGGGCAGGTCTTCATTGACGGCGAACGGGTGGATATCCAGAAACCGGCCCACGCGATCGGGGCGGGCATGATGCTCTGCCCGGAAGACCGTAAAGCAGAGGGGATTATTCCGGTGCATTCGGTACGCGACAACATCAATATTTCCGCCCGCCGCAAGTTCATTCGCGCAGGCTGCCTGATAAACGATAGCTGGGAGTCGAGCAACGCCGACCACCATATTCGCTCGCTGAACATCAAAACGCCGGGTCCGCAACAGCTGATCATGAACCTGTCAGGCGGAAACCAGCAGAAGGCGATTTTAGGCCGCTGGCTGTCAGAGGATATGAAGGTCATTTTGCTGGATGAGCCAACGCGCGGTATCGATGTGGGGGCAAAACACGAGATTTATAACGTGATCTATGAGCTGGCAAAACGCGGCGTGGCGGTGCTCTTCGCCTCCAGCGATCTGCCGGAGGTGCTTGGCGTGGCCGACCGCATTGTGGTGATGCGTGAAGGCGAAATTGCCGGTGAGTTACTTCATGAACAGGCGAATGAACAACAGGCGTTGAACCTCGCCATGCCTAAAGTCAGCCAGGCTGTCGCCTGA
- the uspC gene encoding universal stress protein UspC, producing MSYSHLLVTVAVSPESHQLVARAVSIARPHNARISLITLAAEPEMYNQLAAPMLEDIREVLQEETQQFLRELVEKAQYPVYETVIATGELNAHILDMCRKQQIDLVICGNHNHSFLSRAACAAKSIVASSQVDVLLVPLGGN from the coding sequence ATGAGTTACTCCCATCTTCTTGTTACCGTTGCAGTTTCTCCTGAAAGCCATCAGCTCGTCGCCCGGGCCGTTTCCATTGCCAGACCCCATAATGCCCGCATCAGTCTCATCACCCTCGCCGCCGAGCCAGAGATGTATAATCAGCTGGCCGCGCCCATGCTGGAGGATATTCGTGAGGTCCTTCAGGAAGAAACGCAGCAATTTCTGCGTGAATTAGTGGAAAAGGCGCAATATCCGGTTTATGAAACCGTTATTGCGACCGGGGAACTTAACGCCCATATTCTCGACATGTGTCGTAAACAACAAATTGATTTAGTCATTTGCGGGAATCATAACCACAGCTTTTTATCGCGAGCGGCCTGCGCGGCGAAATCTATTGTCGCCTCAAGCCAGGTTGATGTGCTGTTAGTGCCTCTTGGGGGGAATTAA
- the araF gene encoding arabinose ABC transporter substrate-binding protein AraF, with translation MHKFTKALAAIGLAAVMSQSAIAENLKLGFLVKQPEEPWFQTEWKFADKAGKDLGFEVIKIAVPDGEKTLNAIDSLAASGAKGFVICTPDPKLGSAIAAKARGYDMKVIAVDDQFVNAKGKPMDSVPLVMMAATKIGERQGQELYKEMQKRGWDVKETAVMAITADELDTARRRTTGSMDALKAAGFPEKQIYKVPTKSNDIPGAFDAANSMLVQHPEVKHWLVVGMNDNTVLGGVRATEGQGFKAPDVIGIGINGVDAVSELSKAQATGFYGSLLPSPDVHGYKSSEMLYNWVTKGAEPPKFTEVTDVVLITRDNFKEELAKKGLGGK, from the coding sequence ATGCACAAATTTACTAAAGCGCTGGCGGCCATCGGTCTGGCTGCCGTTATGTCACAATCCGCTATCGCTGAGAATTTAAAACTCGGTTTTTTGGTAAAACAGCCTGAAGAGCCCTGGTTCCAGACCGAGTGGAAATTCGCCGATAAGGCCGGGAAAGATTTAGGTTTTGAAGTCATTAAAATCGCCGTGCCCGACGGTGAGAAAACCCTGAACGCCATCGACAGCCTGGCGGCCAGCGGCGCGAAAGGCTTCGTTATCTGTACCCCGGATCCCAAGCTTGGCTCAGCCATTGCGGCGAAGGCCCGCGGTTACGACATGAAGGTGATTGCCGTTGACGATCAGTTCGTTAACGCCAAAGGCAAACCAATGGACAGCGTTCCGCTGGTCATGATGGCGGCGACCAAAATTGGTGAACGTCAGGGCCAGGAACTTTACAAAGAGATGCAGAAACGCGGCTGGGACGTGAAAGAGACCGCCGTCATGGCCATTACCGCCGATGAGCTGGACACCGCGCGTCGTCGCACGACGGGCTCAATGGACGCGCTGAAAGCAGCGGGCTTCCCGGAAAAACAGATCTACAAAGTCCCGACCAAATCCAACGATATCCCGGGGGCATTTGACGCCGCGAACTCCATGCTGGTTCAGCATCCGGAAGTGAAGCACTGGCTGGTGGTCGGTATGAACGATAACACCGTGCTGGGCGGGGTACGCGCGACGGAAGGTCAGGGCTTCAAGGCGCCTGACGTGATCGGCATCGGCATCAACGGCGTTGACGCCGTTAGCGAGCTGTCCAAAGCGCAGGCCACCGGCTTCTACGGCTCCCTGCTGCCGAGCCCGGACGTTCACGGCTACAAATCCAGCGAGATGCTCTACAACTGGGTCACCAAAGGGGCTGAGCCGCCGAAATTCACCGAAGTGACCGACGTGGTGCTGATTACCCGCGACAACTTCAAAGAGGAGCTGGCGAAAAAAGGACTCGGCGGTAAATAA